A genomic window from Brassica oleracea var. oleracea cultivar TO1000 chromosome C8, BOL, whole genome shotgun sequence includes:
- the LOC106309829 gene encoding uncharacterized protein LOC106309829 — MNRLRGRGAWILGSAAMPHLKKRAQNSLVALQDSYLSTKDLLERQRVVFTVATSVASVATAWIGYSLRHYNETRIDQRLESIENAMKHTHELERGELKELVDPVGSRFTSTIATAGTTLILGYGLGWRGGIWYANRKFKREQMRLAGQLKPREWKLLLGRIKPRAWPTSRFLRRPFPRQNKTTSTENALKTPPPEGAA, encoded by the exons ATGAATCGGCTGAGAGGCCGAGGGGCATGGATTCTAGGTTCGGCAGCTATGCCTCATCTTAAGAAGAGAGCCCAGAACTCATTGGTCGCTCTCCAAGACTCGTATCTCTCCACGAAG GATCTGCTCGAGAGGCAGAGGGTCGTGTTTACAGTTGCGACTTCTGTTGCATCTGTTGCTACGGCTTGGATTG GTTATTCATTACGACACTACAATGAAACTAGGATCGATCAGAGGCTGGAATCGATTGAGAATGCG ATGAAACACACCCATGAATTGGAACGAGGAGAACTCAAGGAGCTTGTTGATCCAGTGGGTTCCCGGTTCACTTCAACAATTGCCACCGCCGGAACCACTTTGATCCTCGG GTATGGGTTGGGATGGCGTGGAGGGATATGGTATGCAAACAGGAAGTTCAAAAGAGAACAAATGAGATTGGCTGGGCAGTTAAAACCGAGAGAATGGAAGTTATTGTTAGGGAGGATAAAACCCCGAGCTTGGCCTACCTCAAGGTTCCTCAGACGACCATTCCCAAGGCAGAACAAGACAACATCAACAGAAAATGCTTTGAAGACACCACCACCTGAGGGTGCAGCTTGA
- the LOC106310916 gene encoding clathrin coat assembly protein AP180-like gives MPSKLKKAIGAVKDQTSISLAKVTNGANRGRGGDLTTLEVAILKATSHDEDVPIDDRLVSDILSIISSKKSHAAACAAAIGRRIGRTRSWIVALKSLVLVLRIFQDGDPYFPREVLHAMKRGAKILNLSTFRDDSNSRPWDYTAFVRTYALYLDERLDCFLTGKLQRRYTTNNKNQTGIRSRFNPRIRNKTDEPAVRDMKPATLLDKITYWQRLLDRAIATRPTGDAKANRLVKTSLYAVAQESFDLYRDISDGLALLLDSFFHLPYKSCIHAFQASVRASKQFEELIGFYELCKASGVGRTSEYPSVQKISMELLETLQEFLKDQSSFPGNNAGMYPSPNSLLLPPPPSTVSSSLSERCCSDYGSFRSASLEDAGTSSPPMSCHSEPCGGGREDPNGNSFDTVSTKSLPNTPSSVTLKMLDDKERKKKKQEEASDPWEALMLRDEPRKNIETIPEEPSTSKNQRDSGNWLLALEETVTTQVEDTNSMAIVPFGLDDPVPFQATMDQHNPFMVEPAAPLAKVGTSGELMSTAFNALALTEFQGNVPDDFVPSSVPTFKATGSLPDKCEPFATFESFGFGESVSQNGGVHERSVLQEQQLWLQNQNKIISKHLN, from the coding sequence ATGCCGAGCAAGCTGAAAAAGGCGATAGGAGCGGTTAAAGACCAGACGAGCATCAGCCTCGCCAAAGTCACCAACGGAGCCAACAGAGGCCGCGGCGGCGACCTCACCACCCTCGAAGTAGCCATCCTCAAAGCCACGAGCCACGACGAAGACGTCCCGATCGACGACCGTCTCGTCTCCGACATCCTCTCGATCATATCCTCCAAAAAATCCCACGCCGCCGCCTGTGCCGCGGCGATCGGACGCCGCATCGGGCGGACGCGGAGCTGGATCGTCGCGCTAAAATCCCTGGTCCTCGTCCTCAGGATCTTCCAAGACGGAGACCCTTACTTCCCTCGCGAAGTCCTCCACGCCATGAAACGCGGCGCGAAAATCCTCAACCTCTCCACCTTCCGCGACGATTCGAACTCGCGACCTTGGGACTACACAGCCTTCGTCCGCACGTACGCGCTCTACCTCGACGAGAGGCTCGACTGCTTCTTAACCGGGAAGTTACAGAGACGGTACACTACTAATAACAAGAACCAAACCGGAATCAGATCCCGGTTTAATCCGAGAATTAGAAATAAAACCGACGAACCGGCCGTTAGAGATATGAAACCGGCGACGCTCCTCGACAAAATCACGTACTGGCAGAGACTGCTCGACAGAGCCATCGCGACGCGTCCGACGGGAGACGCGAAGGCCAACAGGCTCGTGAAGACGTCTCTCTACGCGGTTGCGCAGGAGAGCTTCGATCTCTACAGAGACATCTCCGACGGTTTGGCTCTCCTCCTCGACAGCTTCTTCCACCTTCCGTACAAATCTTGCATCCACGCGTTTCAAGCCTCCGTCAGAGCTTCGAAGCAGTTCGAGGAGCTTATTGGATTCTACGAGCTATGCAAAGCGAGCGGCGTGGGGCGCACGTCGGAGTATCCGAGCGTTCAGAAGATCTCGATGGAGCTTCTGGAGACGCTGCAGGAGTTTTTGAAGGACCAGTCGTCGTTTCCGGGGAACAACGCGGGGATGTATCCTTCGCCGAATAGTCTTCTTCTTCCTCCTCCTCCTTCGACGGTTTCGAGCTCGTTGTCGGAGAGGTGTTGTTCGGATTACGGGTCGTTTCGGAGTGCTTCTTTGGAGGATGCGGGGACTAGTAGTCCTCCGATGTCTTGTCACTCGGAGCCTTGCGGAGGAGGGAGAGAGGATCCTAATGGGAATAGCTTTGATACGGTTTCGACTAAGTCTCTTCCTAATACTCCCTCCAGTGTCACATTAAAGATGTTGGATGACAAGGAGAGGAAGAAGAAGAAGCAAGAGGAAGCTTCTGATCCTTGGGAGGCTTTGATGTTGAGAGATGAACCGAGGAAGAACATTGAAACGATTCCTGAAGAGCCTTCAACCTCTAAGAATCAGAGAGACTCAGGGAACTGGTTGCTTGCGCTGGAAGAAACAGTTACTACGCAAGTAGAGGATACTAACTCAATGGCGATCGTACCGTTCGGATTGGATGATCCGGTGCCGTTTCAAGCCACCATGGACCAACACAATCCATTCATGGTGGAACCAGCTGCGCCGTTAGCTAAAGTCGGTACAAGTGGAGAACTGATGAGTACCGCGTTTAATGCCTTGGCTCTCACGGAGTTTCAGGGAAACGTTCCTGATGATTTTGTGCCTTCGTCTGTCCCAACTTTTAAGGCCACAGGGAGTTTGCCCGACAAGTGTGAGCCATTTGCAACGTTTGAGAGTTTTGGGTTCGGAGAGAGTGTTTCACAAAATGGAGGGGTACATGAGCGATCTGTGTTGCAAGAACAGCAGTTATGGTTGCAGAATCAAAACAAGATCATATCTAAGCATTTGAATTGA